The following are from one region of the Salvia splendens isolate huo1 chromosome 2, SspV2, whole genome shotgun sequence genome:
- the LOC121792543 gene encoding uncharacterized protein LOC121792543 translates to MTERDVVDEEFNEERAKIDEDLETNSESIIAVLNIAVILSALSSSEPDEQRLNLDEIEERESGIRGKNSGSRSDFRHQVSGFSRALERQQSSKIQAKIRDCRHSRRL, encoded by the exons ATGACGGAGAGAGACGTGGTGGATGAAGAGTTCAACGAGGAGAGGGCGAAGATCGATGAAGATTTGGAGACTAACAGCGAAAGTATTATCGCCGTGCTCAATATCGCTGTGATCCTCTCTGCTCTCTCATCGTCTGAACCCGACGAGCAGCGTCTGAATTTGGATGAAAttgaggagagagaaagtggAATCAGAGGCAAAAACAGTGGATCGAGATCGGATTTCCGCCACCAGGTGAGTGGATTCAGCCGAGCTCTTGAACGGCAGCAGTCGTCAAAGATTCAAGCCAAGATCAGAGACTGCAG GCACAGCAGAAGACTGTGA
- the LOC121792490 gene encoding mitochondrial carrier protein MTM1-like isoform X1 has product MVGSPRQGLPSWIGLATATKKVELDKNMLNEESFARQPSRNSNVSDVDLSFGERALSAAAAAVISAAFTNPLDVAKTRLQAQAAGVQYGGVCEAECSRNMMLQDRSFTPSATQPKCTPDCTRYSGTLDVLYKVIRQEGFSRLWRGTNASLALAIPSVGIYMPLYDILRNNMEELTSHNTPTVTPYIPLLAGSLARSVACITCYPVELARTRMQAFKHMQADVKPPGIWKTLTGVVSPVGTSNSCQPFQSYRTLWTGLGVQLARDVPFSAVCWSSLEPLRRKFLSSIGEEASASTVLGANFGAGFVAGTLAAAATSPLDVARTRQQIEKNPTRAFNMTIRKTLTEIWRDGGIRGLFAGAGPRVVRAGPSVGIVVSFYEVVKYALHHRE; this is encoded by the exons ATGGTGGGATCGCCGAGACAAGGCCTACCTTCATGGATAGGATTGGCAACAGCTacaaaaaaagttgaattagaTAAAAACATGCTCAATGAGGAGTCCTTTGCGCGACAACCGTCCAGGAATTCCAATGTTTCTGACGTCGATTTGAGTTTTGGGGAGAGGGCGTtatctgccgccgccgccgcggtCATTTCCGCCGCCTTCACCAACCCTCTCGATGTTGCCAAG ACAAGGCTGCAAGCTCAAGCCGCTGGAGTTCAGTATGGTGGAGTATGCGAGGCGGAATGCTCTAGAAACATG ATGCTGCAAGATAGAAGCTTTACGCCGTCAGCCACTCAACCAAAGTGCACTCCAGACTGCACGCGTTATAGTGGAACATTGGATGTGTTATACAAAGTGATTCGCCAG GAAGGATTCTCAAGATTGTGGAGAGGAACTAATGCTAGCCTAGCATTGGCCATTCCCTCA GTGGGAATCTATATGCCATTATATGATATTCTACGCAACAATATGGAAGAGCTTACATCTCACAACACTCCAACCGTGACGCCATATATTCCCCTACTCGCTGGATCCTTAGCACGCTCAGTAGCATGCATTACTTGTTACCCTGTCGAGCTTGCAAGAACACGCATGCAG GCATTCAAACATATGCAAGCTGATGTGAAACCTCCTGGAATCTGGAAAACTTTGACAGGTGTTGTCTCTCCAGTCGGGACTTCTAATAGTTGTCAACCTT TTCAAAGCTACCGCACATTATGGACTGGCCTTGGAGTGCAACTTGCACGTGATGTTCCGTTTTCCGCTGTCTGCTGGTCATCTCTAGAGCCT CTCCGGAGAAAATTTTTGAGCAGCATAGGTGAGGAAGCTAGTGCTTCCACCGTCTTGGGTGCCAATTTTGGTGCTGGTTTTGTGGCAGGAACCCTTGCTGCAGCTGCCACATCTCCTCTAGATGTTGCAAGGACCCGCCAGCAAATCGAG AAGAATCCAACTCGAGCCTTCAACATGACTATACGAAAAACATTGACTGAAATTTGGAG GGATGGAGGCATTAGAGGGTTGTTTGCGGGCGCTGGTCCCCGAGTCGTTCGAGCAGGGCCGTCGGTTGGCATCGTGGTTTCTTTTTACGAAGTTGTCAAGTACGCGCTGCATCATAGAGAGTGA
- the LOC121792490 gene encoding mitochondrial carrier protein MTM1-like isoform X2, with protein MLPRLQAQAAGVQYGGVCEAECSRNMMLQDRSFTPSATQPKCTPDCTRYSGTLDVLYKVIRQEGFSRLWRGTNASLALAIPSVGIYMPLYDILRNNMEELTSHNTPTVTPYIPLLAGSLARSVACITCYPVELARTRMQAFKHMQADVKPPGIWKTLTGVVSPVGTSNSCQPFQSYRTLWTGLGVQLARDVPFSAVCWSSLEPLRRKFLSSIGEEASASTVLGANFGAGFVAGTLAAAATSPLDVARTRQQIEKNPTRAFNMTIRKTLTEIWRDGGIRGLFAGAGPRVVRAGPSVGIVVSFYEVVKYALHHRE; from the exons ATGTTGCCAAG GCTGCAAGCTCAAGCCGCTGGAGTTCAGTATGGTGGAGTATGCGAGGCGGAATGCTCTAGAAACATG ATGCTGCAAGATAGAAGCTTTACGCCGTCAGCCACTCAACCAAAGTGCACTCCAGACTGCACGCGTTATAGTGGAACATTGGATGTGTTATACAAAGTGATTCGCCAG GAAGGATTCTCAAGATTGTGGAGAGGAACTAATGCTAGCCTAGCATTGGCCATTCCCTCA GTGGGAATCTATATGCCATTATATGATATTCTACGCAACAATATGGAAGAGCTTACATCTCACAACACTCCAACCGTGACGCCATATATTCCCCTACTCGCTGGATCCTTAGCACGCTCAGTAGCATGCATTACTTGTTACCCTGTCGAGCTTGCAAGAACACGCATGCAG GCATTCAAACATATGCAAGCTGATGTGAAACCTCCTGGAATCTGGAAAACTTTGACAGGTGTTGTCTCTCCAGTCGGGACTTCTAATAGTTGTCAACCTT TTCAAAGCTACCGCACATTATGGACTGGCCTTGGAGTGCAACTTGCACGTGATGTTCCGTTTTCCGCTGTCTGCTGGTCATCTCTAGAGCCT CTCCGGAGAAAATTTTTGAGCAGCATAGGTGAGGAAGCTAGTGCTTCCACCGTCTTGGGTGCCAATTTTGGTGCTGGTTTTGTGGCAGGAACCCTTGCTGCAGCTGCCACATCTCCTCTAGATGTTGCAAGGACCCGCCAGCAAATCGAG AAGAATCCAACTCGAGCCTTCAACATGACTATACGAAAAACATTGACTGAAATTTGGAG GGATGGAGGCATTAGAGGGTTGTTTGCGGGCGCTGGTCCCCGAGTCGTTCGAGCAGGGCCGTCGGTTGGCATCGTGGTTTCTTTTTACGAAGTTGTCAAGTACGCGCTGCATCATAGAGAGTGA
- the LOC121792490 gene encoding mitochondrial carrier protein MTM1-like isoform X3: MLQAQAAGVQYGGVCEAECSRNMMLQDRSFTPSATQPKCTPDCTRYSGTLDVLYKVIRQEGFSRLWRGTNASLALAIPSVGIYMPLYDILRNNMEELTSHNTPTVTPYIPLLAGSLARSVACITCYPVELARTRMQAFKHMQADVKPPGIWKTLTGVVSPVGTSNSCQPFQSYRTLWTGLGVQLARDVPFSAVCWSSLEPLRRKFLSSIGEEASASTVLGANFGAGFVAGTLAAAATSPLDVARTRQQIEKNPTRAFNMTIRKTLTEIWRDGGIRGLFAGAGPRVVRAGPSVGIVVSFYEVVKYALHHRE; encoded by the exons AT GCTGCAAGCTCAAGCCGCTGGAGTTCAGTATGGTGGAGTATGCGAGGCGGAATGCTCTAGAAACATG ATGCTGCAAGATAGAAGCTTTACGCCGTCAGCCACTCAACCAAAGTGCACTCCAGACTGCACGCGTTATAGTGGAACATTGGATGTGTTATACAAAGTGATTCGCCAG GAAGGATTCTCAAGATTGTGGAGAGGAACTAATGCTAGCCTAGCATTGGCCATTCCCTCA GTGGGAATCTATATGCCATTATATGATATTCTACGCAACAATATGGAAGAGCTTACATCTCACAACACTCCAACCGTGACGCCATATATTCCCCTACTCGCTGGATCCTTAGCACGCTCAGTAGCATGCATTACTTGTTACCCTGTCGAGCTTGCAAGAACACGCATGCAG GCATTCAAACATATGCAAGCTGATGTGAAACCTCCTGGAATCTGGAAAACTTTGACAGGTGTTGTCTCTCCAGTCGGGACTTCTAATAGTTGTCAACCTT TTCAAAGCTACCGCACATTATGGACTGGCCTTGGAGTGCAACTTGCACGTGATGTTCCGTTTTCCGCTGTCTGCTGGTCATCTCTAGAGCCT CTCCGGAGAAAATTTTTGAGCAGCATAGGTGAGGAAGCTAGTGCTTCCACCGTCTTGGGTGCCAATTTTGGTGCTGGTTTTGTGGCAGGAACCCTTGCTGCAGCTGCCACATCTCCTCTAGATGTTGCAAGGACCCGCCAGCAAATCGAG AAGAATCCAACTCGAGCCTTCAACATGACTATACGAAAAACATTGACTGAAATTTGGAG GGATGGAGGCATTAGAGGGTTGTTTGCGGGCGCTGGTCCCCGAGTCGTTCGAGCAGGGCCGTCGGTTGGCATCGTGGTTTCTTTTTACGAAGTTGTCAAGTACGCGCTGCATCATAGAGAGTGA